The following coding sequences lie in one Silene latifolia isolate original U9 population chromosome 5, ASM4854445v1, whole genome shotgun sequence genomic window:
- the LOC141656098 gene encoding uncharacterized protein LOC141656098 has protein sequence MRWTKNAHKIPLYGPHGELIEDFDATDLRKMEMCKLWSEFYATISVLKNVPTKEITDLVDTLKQFRVKLNPQSESMTKEQELEMLLGCNSSTEVRILPPRQAKNKGSGKRMISKNQQCIAKAEKPKRLCRNCKQMAHHDKRNCPNAFVPDADNKGSSDEDDADDG, from the exons ATGCGGTGGACCAAGAATGCACATAAGATCCCTCTTTATGGTCCACATGGTGAGTTAATCGAGGATTTTGATGCCACTGATTTACGAAAGATGGAAATGTGCAAGTTATGGTCAGAGTTCTATGCGACCATTAGTGTGCTCAAGAATGTGCCTACGAAGGAGATCACTGATCTTGTTGACACCCTTAAACAATTCAGGGTGAAACTCAATCCTCAATCAGAGTCAATGACCAAAGAGCAGGAGTTGGAGATGCTTCTCGGGTGCAATTCCTCAACTGAGGTGAGGATTTTACCACCTCGTCAGGCAAAGAACAAGGGTAGCGGGAAGAGAATGATCTCCAAAAATCAACAATGCATAGCTAAAGCGGAGAAGCCTAAAAGGCTTTGTCGTAATTGCAAACAAATGGCTCACCATGATAAACGTAACTGTCCTAATGCTTTTGTACCTGATGCCGACAATAAG GGTAGTTCAgatgaggatgatgctgatgatggtTGA